In Papaver somniferum cultivar HN1 chromosome 9, ASM357369v1, whole genome shotgun sequence, the genomic stretch ATGTTAACGTCTCAACTCATCTAGCTAATATGAGATATCCTGGCAAGCCAACTAGTTTAACCCTTATATTTAAAGTCTAATCCATATAACAATTTAAAAATTAAGAGTATTTTAAGTGGATTAGGTCATCTCCGCTATTATCCACCATCTATCTTTCCAATTTCCTCGATCATCTCAATTTTTCTATCTTTCCAATTTCCTTGATCATCtcaatttttcagaatttttgtTTGATATAACTAACAAGGAAGATGTAAAATAATTAATAATTTGAAACCACTCTTTGGTTCACTAGCCTGTTGCTACTTTTCACAATGAAATGCCACCGCAAATATATCGATTGCATTCTATAGATGAACCAACATTCGTTTAAGCATTTCTCATGCTCACGAATAAAACATTTCTTTCATATAAATTACAATTAGCTACTGTAACAAATATTTTTTCACGATTTATATGGGCTGATACCAAATCTACAAAGGGCCGATGCCAGTCCATATAGAATAAAAAAATTCCGATAACCCTGACTACGGACTGATATTAGCTTAGTAGAGCGGACGTTCCATTTCTTGAACCGTGTCTGCGGACGCGCGTGAGACGCTGACACGACACGTGTCCGACGCACCAATTTGCGTGTCCTGTGTGCGTCTGGTTTGGACGCATCGATGACGCGTGTCCGacgcatttttttttaaattttcattgagatttcttcctttatttttaaaTTGTACGGAGGATTTGATTAGAAGTTTAGAACTTAAAAGTTAAGAACCTAAAAGTGTCTGTTTTAGTACTCCATAGTATTACGCTTTCCTTAATCAAAAATTCAAGCTCATTAGATCTGTTTGGCCTGCTGCTACCAACAAGTAAAGCGCAAACAATAAAAAGTAAATGATAAAACTATCGAAAGGTGTTGGACACATatttgttgcctcgttaaaaatctTGACAGGGaaaactcaaaattcaaaaggaTAAAACCCCGACAATGGAAAAGAGCACAACGCGATGAGTCCTAAAGCAGATTCCAAAACTAAAATGACAAAGATAACCAAAATATTTCTAAATCTTCAATAACCTATGAAGCATTAGTTCTCCATCGATAACAATGAGTAGTGTGTATGGTTTGAGCATCTTTGCTCGCGATAAAACTATCAAATAGTATTCTTAAGTCGTTCTACCACAAACAAATCTGATAAAAGTGTCATGATGCCCTGTACAGAAAAGAGATCTCTTCTTAATGATGAAGATGACAGTATAGCCTTTTCCGCAATCGAAAATTTGATTGATAGGAGTTGCATCTTCGAAAAAATAAAACACTTTTCACATGAGCCTTCATTTTTCTATGCCAAGAGAAGCACAAAAGCAGGTTAAAAAGTAATAATATATATAGCTATAACCCAAAAAATACTTTATACCCAAATATGTTGCCCTTACATCATTGGCTCAATCCAAAACTAATAGACCCCATGTTTGCTCAAGAAGAAAAGTAAGGATGCCACGTCATGAGGATACTTAGGCTTAGTTTTGTGGAGGAATTAGAGGTGACGATTGTTAGAGGTGACGATTTTTTAATCACCATATGCTTAAAAAAACGATATTATACATATTCATTAATATAAAAAAACGATACATTGGAAACTATTGCCTTGCGGCTTTATACATTTTCCAAAATGAAATGCGAAGGCGAAGCCAAAGATCATTCCATTCACTTCTTTATTTAAAGTGTTAGTAAAAAACATTCTGATCTCTGTTATGTGATTACTACAGCAGTAAGAAACATTTTTATCGCTCTATGTGATATTAGCTACAATGATTAAAGTGGGTTCATTGATCTTGTAATTTTCCAATTTCCTCTATCATCTCAATTTTTAAATATTCTTTGGTTCTGAAAATGACTAGCTCGATGGTCGATGTAACCAAAGAAAATTATTAACTTGATAGCTAATCTGATACCATTTATGGCTCACTAATTAACTAATGGTTTGATAAGCCGCTCCAAAATCCAAATACAGATTGAATAAATTGAACAAACCATTTAGGCTTCGCCAGTCTTTTTCATCTCACAAATAAAATATTTGTTGGCATTCAGTTTACAAGCAGCTGAAACAAACATGAATATATCGACTACATATATCATGTATGGTTTTGCACCGTTTAACGTGAAACTAGGTAAAAATCGTAAGGTTAATAAATGTGGGGTATGTCAGGCTAACCGGGAGAACACATGACGATGCGGATGCGGACCCTACAAAATTCTCGAAAAACTAGGACGCggacacgtatatacatattttatttatatattatttatatatataatcatgTATTTATATAGCTGGTATTTcgattctaaaaattaaaaaatgaaactaTATGTttataaatttcaaaaaaaaagaaaatatcgtTTGTTTACACATGTCGAAGGTCAAACAATCAGTCACTATGTAACACATGGCACACCCAAAGTGCATTTTTAGAACAACACATGCTCAACTAAGGGTATAAgtgatgtcatttccaattacaaaaccctaataaaaatCTAAATTATTAATCTAAatgtttatctttttttatttggttaataatagtaaaaataaaggaaaaagtctaaatgaaaatgaaaacaaaaatgcgTCAGACACGCGTCATCGGCGCGTCCAAACCAGACGCGCGCAAGATATGCAAATTGGTGCATCGGACGCGGACACGGCTCAGGAAACGGAGGGTCCGTGCAACCCAGTCCCAGAACCTGTTTTCCTCCGTTTTAAAAGTAGAGAGAGGTGCACACTTGCTTCCTTTTCTATGTCTATGAACTCTCTACCGGAACAGAAAACAGAGAATGAATCAGGGATGAGAGTTAAAGGGAAAGGCATCATGAAGTTAAGTTGTGAAAGCAGTAGTGCCATTAAAATGGAGTCTAATAAGCGAATCCGtgcagatgatgatgatgatgatgatgaggtaaAAAGCttgttaaatattttttttttcttttttttttgatgttttcagTTTCTATTAGAATGAGTCGGTTCAGTTGTCTCTCTGTTTTCTCCAAACAGGGGATAGTAGAGGTTGATAAATAACAAAAGATGATTCATGAACTGGAAAATGAAGTAACACAAAGACAATCTATGTtaaatgatatgtccaaaacatcTTTGGAACTTGAGTTGATAAAGATTCTCAACTTCAAAAGGTAATCTTCACTCTTTAATTGTCTTCATAAATCAAGAACCCACTTTTTTAAAATGACAAATCTGATCATCCTTTTAGCTTTGAATTATCATAGAATCTTAACTTTACTGTGTCTCTGTTTCTCTCAGGCTGAGATGGTGAAACTTCAGACAAGGGTTGATGAATTAAAAAAACAAGTGCTTGATGCAGAAAATGGAACGCAAGTGGTTGAGGTAGAGAAGCTTCGAACAAGGGTTAGTGAATTGGAGAAGCAAGCTGATGATAGAACTGTTCAAGTGAAGAGATTGGAAGAAGGTACGAAGGTGATGAAGAGCAAGTTAGCTTGTTACCTTCGTTTTTGTTGCAACAGGGAcgagaaacaaagaaaaacagtGGATGAGTTGAAAAAATCATTGAATGACAAAACTGAATGTGTTGAGAGTTTGGAAGAGCTTAACAAAGTCTTAACTGTTAATGAACATCGCTACAATAATGAGTTACAACGGGCTCGGAAAGTACTAATCCGAGTCAGTTTATGGTGATCCAGTGGTgctcatttttgcttcaattatgtggAAATTGTAGGCTTAATTTTGCTTGTGATTGTATGTGCATTGCAAATAAATCGCAGGGAATCGGAGAAATTGCGACTGATCGAAGTATGATTCGGGTGAAGAGAATGGGGGAGTTGGATTCGAAGCCGTTTGGGGATGCTCTGAAAGGCATTTGTAGCTCATCTTCTGCGGAACTGGTTACGAATCAGTCAGTCCTGCTTTGCAATTTCTGGGAACAGATGCTTAGAGACCAAGCTTGGCATCCTTTTAAGATCACCTTTGTGGATGGCAAACACAAGGTCATATATCACCTTCTATCTTGACACACCAACAATAATTTTGTACTACTACAAAAGGATCATTTACAAGTAACTGTTTCTTCCTTATGTTGTGTGCAGGAATTGATTGATGAGGAAGATAAATTGTTTAAAGTCTTGAAGAATGAATGGGGTGAGAGAGCATATTTAGCAGTTGTTAATGCACTTCTGGAGATGAACGAGTACAACCCAAGCGGTAGAAATCCAGTTCAAGAGCTTTGGAACTTCAAGGAGAATAGGAGAGCTACTGTAATGGAAGGTGTTGCGGCTCTTGTTAATCGCTTGAGAAAGTATAATAATCCAACTGGTACTATGATTACTTTCAGCAAGTGACCCTGAGAGCAACactagaatcctattaattttttgttctttttgtttaCTGATGTGCTGGTCTTGCCTCTTAGAACACTGAAGCAGTGTTCCAGTATCATGCGCATCTAGGATGTAGCTGTAGAGCAAGCCGAAATGAAGTCCTTACAACTATGTAAATATTGAATGGAAGGTGTAATACAGTATTTTTTGCAACCCACTACCAGTAACCTTCCCAAGAACAAGCTTCATCTAAGGAATCGTGTGCCAATGTTGATGCTTTTATCAACAACATTCTAAAAGTGATATGATAAACGGTAGTGGATGAACAGTCGTCCTTCAAAATCAAAGTTATGACTTTATTCTTGATTGTGTTCTAGTTTTACATATGGTAGTATAAAACAAAAAGTTGGTAATTGCCGTATCCGGATACATTCTCAAATGTCTTGAAATTGAGAAGTGGCGAAATAATTTGTATTAGACATTGATTGTAGGGGTGCATGATATGGAGTTGCTTTCGAAAAAATTTAATACTACCCtagtccctaattagatgacctagttaaaatttactagtaaatttagaaataatttatctctcaaactatacaacggattttcataaactttgtatcatcggaaaacattttaaaacacctatctaatgaatatgaatatgactatcaaattttacatatttcttataataatactaatctatcactccacttatttatggtataggtcatctaattagggacggaagTAGTATTACGTTAACTTCACCGAGCCATCTCCGCCTTTTGAtcatgtgtttttttttctccCAATTTCTTCAATTTGGGTGTAAAATTCTTGAAATACTTTTGGGTGTAAAATAACTGACTAGAAAATGTAGAACCCATTAATTGCCAGCAATGGAATGCCACTGAAAATGGAGCAAttgcaatttttattagcttCACCGAGCCATTGCCCGCCTTTGATCATGTATCATCATCTCAATTCCGCGGGTGTAAAGTAACTGGCTGGAAAATGTAGAACCATTCTGCTAATTGTAAACAATGAAATGCAACTGAAAATGGAGCAATTGCAACTGAAAATGTAGAGCTCACTGGATATTATTTTCTTCCAGAAACTAGTCTTCTAAGATTTCCCAAGATGAAATGTGGAAGTTCATTAACGTTTGAAGTGCGGTTGGACTCCTTTctttaagaatgattttttaccaATTTTCTCCATCATCTTATATTGTTAAATAAAATAACTTTCTTAAATAGAGAAAATTACTAATTTGATGTCCCTTTTAAGGCTCACTAACATTTGTTGCTATGTGAAGGTGAAGTCAGCATCCCATGAAGAATGGGATGTCTTGTTGAAGACATTATCAGTTCGAAGAACAAGTTGTCAAGTGTAGTGTTTAAGCACGCATATAGAGAATCAAATGGAACTGCTGACTGTCTCGCTAAGTTGGCCAGTAAGAAAGAACTTGAAGGAAGGTGGGTGGACCATCCACCGGATAGAATAATAAGTTATTTTAAAGAAGATTTGTTAATAACTATACCTCGAACTGTTAAGAGGATTGTTGTTTAGTTATTAGCCACGTCTAGCGTATAAAAAAAAGCATTTGTTGCAATAAATATGTAAAGGTCCTCAAGCCCATCAActatattagactagtcaagaaatGTTTTAGTTGCTAATAACTCGATCTacttaacacgaacgttaattaataagaattaatctaacaataatttAGATACGAAACCAGCATCATGGAATAGGTCTCGGAAAGCTATATACGTGAAATGGACTGCACGAGCGTGTCATTCGAATACCGGGTGGAGAAGAATTTATCTGTTTAGTAAGGAGGGAAAATTAGTCCTTAACACTCAAACCGACCTGGCTGGCCATATCATTGgaagggtgcctttatcagttgtCGTTGGCCTTATCATCCCCAGTTTAATCGAGAAGATACGttcattttctttcttcccttcttctttcttctttctcattcttttcttcttcttccttctgtgTTCATTCCGGCGATTTGGTGAGATGATTCTGAAGTCGAAATCGGAAAGAAACTTAAGGGGAAACTTTAAGGTTTGGTTATTGGTGATGGGGTTGATGTTATTTGAGCACGAGATGAAGACGATAGTGTTGCTGTTGTAATTGAAATTAAGGTTTGGAGATTTAGGTTTGGTTTTAATTGGATTTGATTAGTAATTGAGTTGTTAACAGTTATGAGATGAAGGGGTTGGTGTTTAATTGAAGTTACAGAGTCGTTCTGGTGATTGaatccaaagttagggttttgtaagaagttcaaggaaaaattagaagatgaaattgatataAAGGGGATTGAAATAATGATGGGTTTTTTCTTAATTGAAGTATAGTTGGACGAATTGGGGTTAATTGGATGTCTTGGGGCTGTGTTGGTAGTGAATCGAAGAACTAGGGTTTGTTTTCTGTTTGAAGGAAGATTGTTAGGAATTGGCTGTGATGAGCGGATAGTTTAGGGAGGAGATGATGTTGAATGAACAGAGTTGGTGGGTTGCTGTAGTTTCAAGAAGAATAAAAGAACCGATTCAAATAAGAAGATGAGCTGATCTCAATTTGCTGGAATGAACTATTTAAGGTAATTGTTTATCTGAAATAAATTAATATAGCCTTCAGTTTATTGTTGAGTACATGCATTGGATTATGGAgatgagatagatactggctgtTAAGATGGGTTTGAGTTTGATTTGAGTAAGAAGGATATTTAGTTAAGATGAAGTTACAGGGTTTCGATGGATTCCTAAATCTGGGATAGAGAAGGCATTGGCTACTCTAGTGGTGTTGTGTTGCTGATGGCATTGAGTTAGTGGTGCAGAGGTTAGTAATTTAGAGTTGAAGTTGCAGGGGATATGACTTATGAGTGATATGGAGGTATGACTTGTTGACTATGATTATAGTGTGGCAGGTGAAGTGTACAAGAATCTGAGGTTGTTGAGATTACAACAATAAAGGTTGTAATGAACTGTAGGAGGTAATGGAGGTTGTTTGGAATTACTATTATAGGTGATGTTGATTGTATTGGCTCTGAAGTGTGGATAACAAGTGGTGACAGTTGAGGATGGTGGAATTGGtagtgatgatgagttgaacAGAAGGGTGTTGTAGTGGTGGTGTTGTCTGTGTATTTGAAGATGTAGGGTATTGTGAGTTGCTTTGGAGGTGAACTGTAATGGGTGCAGATGAGGATTGTGTTGGATATGAGTATATGAGTTGTTGATGTTAAAACTGAACTCAGTGGTTGATGTTCAGAGGAATAGGTTAAGTCGAATATCTTagtgaaagcttggaactgcaacTGCAGGTAGGCTTAATCATTGATTGTAATTGAAATTTGTAGTTAAGTTATGAAGTTCAGTTAAATTGATTATGTTAGTATTGTAATGGGAGTTTCATTAGATGTTGTTAGATTaaaatgaaatggtaatagagTAGAAGTTGTAATTGGGTTTAGGTGTGTTGCACAATGAATGTGCAGTAGTGTTCtttggcctgagcaatggctcTGGCCTGTGCAAGAGTTTTGGCCTTGTGCCATTCAGCCTAGTCAGGATCTGACTCTAGCTGACTTAgtcaatctgactgagttgagttaACCTGTTAACCGGTCTTAAAACGGTTTGACTTAGTGGACTTTGATTGAGTTATCTTCTTTGACCGAGTTGGCCATTTAACCAGGACATTGACCTTTGACTTTAGTTGACCCTTTTACTGttgttgaccgttagttgactcaggtaGACTGAGTCTTGGGTTAATGGGCTTAGGTTTAATTTTTCCTATTTTGatgtattggacccttatggtctgatttagcctttgattccttctatagggttgtagatattcataagacttagctaatagactatagaaccaacctaattgaattactaAACTATAGACATACTAAAGTAAgggaatgaaaaggtgtagaaacATAATGGGCTTAAAACCAATAAATAGTTCACTAaacctataactagagaattgtatgagattatgttataagccttgtatgagcctttttggCTGAACTCTTAgacttcttgtatgattaacagttagtttgtattaacaacgatcaattcaaaggacgaaccagtggatcgtggatctcgaggtaggcgtggcttgtcatcaaaagaggtgggactACATTTAATTCTTCTGAAACCATGGTTGTTTCTTTTAtaaaattttatgtttaacaaactcatgcattgtctatttGTGCACTTCATactttgtttagtttgtattatgttTGTTATGTTGATTCTTtaaatctttccacgatttggaaaggacttgtaatgtttgttgtcATTataaattgttatgggaaatgagaatttccacatgtggtatataggatacgctccttcacatttatatctacatgaattcgtcTTTTATGcatattaggtgtggaacaacccggcatcaatatattattaggtgtggaacaacccggcatcaCTATTATACATTGCTTGACGAAAGAGTTTATCCATATACATGTTTCTgtatttccagtgacttagtcactttgatgtgtgggaaaacatgtattgttttccaaatcttgctcatgatttctttaaagttaaatgttattcgtGTTGGGCACTCCTTctggggatgatgtgctcaccctttctcactttcagtttcagagacagatcagagttgcgcagcgaaagcttcgaggacgTTGAGTCCGTTTGTTAGATTGCTTCTGCTATGTTTAACAAGTTGTATATTATATTTGAAaatcaaatgactattgtatgtgTATCATTTGTGAGGAGTTCTCGTATATACATTTCTGAgcagggctagttttgggttaagttttgtagcagatttcttgattgaatgtttaagtaaatgatttagattcttaatgcttctttatttagttaatctcttggattagtcagctgctagcttttggGCGCTACAAAATGCCTCCACAGCACATGGAGGATTTAGCAATTTGCAATTTAAAGATCAAATGAACACAACGTTTAAGCTTCGCCAGTCCTCTCTCATGTTCGAAAATAAAACATTTGTTGCCATTCAAATCGCAAAAAGCTGCATGAGTATCTCGAGTATATATGGTGTGAAGCTCCAAATGTAAAAATTTAAAATTCGCTATATTGGTAGGACCCACTGGTTATGGTGGGGGATACTGACAAGCAAGTAGTAGCAAGTTAATAGCGTGTTTGGATACAATTCTGGTTCCGACTTCTGCTTCTCTAGAAGTAGAAGTCAGAGTCcaaatattttgcttcacaaaaagtcgacTTTTCTGCTTCTAGAAATCGTTCTGAAATTCTACACCCAAACAGACTTCTT encodes the following:
- the LOC113311171 gene encoding factor of DNA methylation 5-like, whose product is MQIGASDADTAQETEGPCNPVPEPVFLRFKSRERCTLASFSMSMNSLPEQKTENESGMRVKGKGIMKLSCESSSAIKMESNKRIRADDDDDDDEAEMVKLQTRVDELKKQVLDAENGTQVVEVEKLRTRVSELEKQADDRTVQVKRLEEGTKVMKSKLACYLRFCCNRDEKQRKTVDELKKSLNDKTECVESLEELNKVLTVNEHRYNNELQRARKGIGEIATDRSMIRVKRMGELDSKPFGDALKGICSSSSAELVTNQSVLLCNFWEQMLRDQAWHPFKITFVDGKHKELIDEEDKLFKVLKNEWGERAYLAVVNALLEMNEYNPSGRNPVQELWNFKENRRATVMEGVAALVNRLRKYNNPTGTMITFSK